Proteins from one Triticum aestivum cultivar Chinese Spring chromosome 7A, IWGSC CS RefSeq v2.1, whole genome shotgun sequence genomic window:
- the LOC123154549 gene encoding acidic endochitinase-like has protein sequence MASRSSSLLQLLVLVVAAAQFLGSEAGGISIYWGQNGGEGTLAETCATGNYKFVNLAFLAAFGNGQPPVLNLAGHCDPTNSGCANLSSDIKSCQSRGVKVILSIGGGAGSYYLSSTQDAKNVATYLWNNFLGGKSSSRPLGDAVLDGIDFDIEGGTPLHWDDLARFLKGYSNSGRRVYLTAAPQCPFPDAWVGGALNTGLFDYVWVQFYNNAPCQYTSGSTTNLADAWKQWLTVPAKQIFLGLPASPQAAGSGFIPADDLKSDVLPLIKSTGKYGGIMLWSKYYDDQDGYSSSVKRDV, from the coding sequence TGCTGGTACTGGTAGTAGCGGCGGCGCAGTTCCTTGGGTCGGAAGCCGGTGGCATTTCCATCTATTGGGGCCAGAATGGCGGCGAGGGCACGCTGGCGGAGACATGTGCTACCGGCAACTACAAATTTGTAAACCTCGCCTTCCTTGCCGCCTTTGGCAATGGCCAGCCGCCGGTCCTCAACCTGGCAGGCCACTGTGACCCGACCAACAGCGGCTGCGCGAACCTAAGCTCCGACATCAAGTCATGCCAGAGCCGCGGCGTCAAGGTGATTCTCTCCATCGGTGGCGGGGCAGGCAGCTACTACCTTTCCTCAACCCAGGACGCTAAGAACGTGGCGACATACCTATGGAACAACTTCTTGGGGGGTAAGTCATCTTCGCGGCCTCTCGGCGATGCAGTCCTCGATGGCATCGACTTCGATATTGAGGGCGGCACACCCCTTCATTGGGACGATCTTGCGAGGTTCCTCAAAGGATACAGCAACTCTGGCAGGAGAGTCTACCTGACTGCCGCACCACAATGCCCTTTCCCTGATGCGTGGGTGGGTGGCGCcctcaacaccggcctctttgACTATGTGTGGGTGCAATTCTACAACAACGCACCCTGTCAGTATACCTCAGGTAGCACTACCAACCTAGCTGACGCATGGAAGCAGTGGTTGACAGTTCCAGCAAAGCAGATCTTCCTCGGCCTCCCGGCGTCACCTCAGGCTGCCGGAAGCGGGTTCATCCCAGCTGATGATCTAAAGTCAGATGTTCTCCCATTGATCAAAAGCACAGGGAAGTATGGAGGGATCATGTTGTGGTCCAAATACTATGATGACCAGGATGGCTACAGCTCTTCGGTGAA